Proteins from a genomic interval of Crassostrea angulata isolate pt1a10 chromosome 7, ASM2561291v2, whole genome shotgun sequence:
- the LOC128156408 gene encoding uncharacterized protein LOC128156408 isoform X3 yields MKYSFPWISLFILLICIGLSESVCTFPTEIDGDWYSAYKGKLTFNSTHLTGYPIYMSAAVQSLDFECYINSGRKYLLRATSTALVFGQYIRGYICLELWRVSSTKYFYYHGTTISSTNQDHVKGYIDSVAVGTMETVCDIEEPYNITSFITLVKDGSITTGDSEATCATSLLSSYNSVTITDSTSSTTCSSTEMDGCADRTEMRYTYDASCGSTLKFSTDGFWTCMRSVSSGGYTYLSVWNNDSSVTGSTTYTFSSGVNYQFACLVISGSSATMFPNYCSDSSQTPTTVSSPGLKISFSGVTQTCYEEVEGGSSAVYYITIVLGSLFIIALVILVIILCKKGYCPPQKCKKQQRPNSPESTVEQGEHVTNTVFKVNKLDPIPGFKAKRPLRIGPIVEPNLDVLPKVEPLYALTNKKDTSKPAKRGLREIYRSDDRFLYHSYDQLYRSFEKLYYSAESVYYPEAIPETPTNANIPEAVSENPNY; encoded by the exons atgaaatatagttTTCCGTGGATCTCATTATTCATCCTTCTCATTTGCATCGGTTTATCAG AAAGTGTCTGCACATTTCCAACAGAGATCGATGGTGACTGGTATAGTGCGTACAAAGGCAAATTGACATTCAACTCCACCCATCTGACGGGATACCCCATTTATATGTCTGCTGCCGTACAGTCGCTGGACTTTGAATGTTACATCAATTCAGGCAGAAAATACCTGCTGAG AGCGACTTCCACGGCGCTTGTGTTCGGTCAATATATTCGAGGCTATATATGCCTAGAGTTATGGAGAGTGTCCAGTACTAAATATTTCTACTACCATGGGACAA CAATAAGTTCTACAAACCAAGACCATGTTAAGGGATATATCGATAGCGTTGCCGTAGGAACGATGGAGACTGTGTGTGACATTGAAGAGCCTTACAACATAACGTCTTTTATAACTCTAGTCAAAGATG GATCTATTACGACCGGAGACTCTGAGGCCACGTGCGCAACAAGCCTTTTGTCCTCATACAATTCAGTTACGATAACTGACTCAACAAGCAGTACAACGTGTTCGAGTACGGAAATGGATGGATGTGCGGACAGAACAGAGATGAGATACACATACGATGCAAGCTGTGGATCCACACTAAAATTCTCAA CCGATGGGTTTTGGACATGTATGAGGAGTGTTTCGAGTGGTGGCTACACGTATCTTTCGGTCTGGAACAACGATTCATCAGTCACAGGCTCCACAACATATACCTTCTCATCAGGAGTCAACTACCAATTTGCCTGCCTT GTGATAAGTGGGTCTTCGGCCACCATGTTTCCAAACTATTGTTCCGACAGCAGCCAGACGCCTACGACTGTGTCTTCACCGGGCTTGAAGATCTCATTTTCAGGCGTAACACAAACATGTT atGAAGAAGTAGAGGGAGGGTCTAGTGCTGTGTACTACATCACCATAGTACTAGGTTCCCTGTTCATTATAGCACTTGTTATACTGGTCATCATACTATGTAAGAAAGGATACTGTCCGCCACAGAAATGCAAGAAGCAACAGCGACCGAATTCTCCAGAAAGCACGGTGGAGCAGGGTGAACACGTGACCAACACTGTCTTCAAGGTGAACAAGTTGGATCCAATCCCAGGATTCAAAGCAAAGAGACCTCTTCGAATTGGACCCATCGTAGAGCCTAACCTTGATGTTCTTCCCAAGGTCGAGCCTCTGTATGCCCTGACCAATAAAAAGGACACCAGTAAACCCGCTAAACGAG GACTGAGGGAGATTTACCGCTCCGACGATCGCTTTCTGTACCACTCGTACGATCAGTTGTATCGCTCATTTGAAAAACTGTACTATTCTGCAGAGTCTGTTTATTACCCAGAGGCCATACCTGAAACCCCCACCAACGCGAATATACCCGAGGCTGTTAGTGAAAATCCCAACTATTAG
- the LOC128156408 gene encoding uncharacterized protein LOC128156408 isoform X2, with the protein MKYSFPWISLFILLICIGLSESVCTFPTEIDGDWYSAYKGKLTFNSTHLTGYPIYMSAAVQSLDFECYINSGRKYLLRATSTALVFGQYIRGYICLELWRVSSTKYFYYHGTSISFTNNDNVFGRVDAVTVDTTLGCNEPEPYSAGSFITLVKDGSITTGDSEATCATSLLSSYNSVTITDSTSSTTCSSTEMDGCADRTEMRYTYDASCGSTLKFSTDGFWTCMRSVSSGGYTYLSVWNNDSSVTGSTTYTFSSGVNYQFACLVISGSSATMFPNYCSDSSQTPTTVSSPGLKISFSGVTQTCYEEVEGGSSAVYYITIVLGSLFIIALVILVIILCKKGYCPPQKCKKQQRPNSPESTVEQGEHVTNTVFKVNKLDPIPGFKAKRPLRIGPIVEPNLDVLPKVEPLYALTNKKDTSKPAKREADTISVESAEDEDNPFTFYNIAKFILLPKISSKKSFDVGALADPKRNTLHDVLEMKKTKLKQETKASEDNPNNENTKKDNDSKEKKGEQYKEENEKKNPKDKPKLTKQNSKEPKPGTTKRRMSKK; encoded by the exons atgaaatatagttTTCCGTGGATCTCATTATTCATCCTTCTCATTTGCATCGGTTTATCAG AAAGTGTCTGCACATTTCCAACAGAGATCGATGGTGACTGGTATAGTGCGTACAAAGGCAAATTGACATTCAACTCCACCCATCTGACGGGATACCCCATTTATATGTCTGCTGCCGTACAGTCGCTGGACTTTGAATGTTACATCAATTCAGGCAGAAAATACCTGCTGAG AGCGACTTCCACGGCGCTTGTGTTCGGTCAATATATTCGAGGCTATATATGCCTAGAGTTATGGAGAGTGTCCAGTACTAAATATTTCTACTACCATGGGACAA GTATAAGTTTTACCAACAATGACAATGTGTTTGGACGTGTGGATGCCGTGACGGTAGACACGACCCTCGGGTGTAACGAGCCCGAACCTTATTCTGCTGGATCTTTTATAACATTAGTCAAGGATG GATCTATTACGACCGGAGACTCTGAGGCCACGTGCGCAACAAGCCTTTTGTCCTCATACAATTCAGTTACGATAACTGACTCAACAAGCAGTACAACGTGTTCGAGTACGGAAATGGATGGATGTGCGGACAGAACAGAGATGAGATACACATACGATGCAAGCTGTGGATCCACACTAAAATTCTCAA CCGATGGGTTTTGGACATGTATGAGGAGTGTTTCGAGTGGTGGCTACACGTATCTTTCGGTCTGGAACAACGATTCATCAGTCACAGGCTCCACAACATATACCTTCTCATCAGGAGTCAACTACCAATTTGCCTGCCTT GTGATAAGTGGGTCTTCGGCCACCATGTTTCCAAACTATTGTTCCGACAGCAGCCAGACGCCTACGACTGTGTCTTCACCGGGCTTGAAGATCTCATTTTCAGGCGTAACACAAACATGTT atGAAGAAGTAGAGGGAGGGTCTAGTGCTGTGTACTACATCACCATAGTACTAGGTTCCCTGTTCATTATAGCACTTGTTATACTGGTCATCATACTATGTAAGAAAGGATACTGTCCGCCACAGAAATGCAAGAAGCAACAGCGACCGAATTCTCCAGAAAGCACGGTGGAGCAGGGTGAACACGTGACCAACACTGTCTTCAAGGTGAACAAGTTGGATCCAATCCCAGGATTCAAAGCAAAGAGACCTCTTCGAATTGGACCCATCGTAGAGCCTAACCTTGATGTTCTTCCCAAGGTCGAGCCTCTGTATGCCCTGACCAATAAAAAGGACACCAGTAAACCCGCTAAACGAG AAGCCGATACCATCTCGGTTGAGAGTGCTGAAGACGAGGATAACCCATTCACATTCTACAATATTGCCAAGTTTATTCTTCTTCCAAAAATCAGTTCTAAAAAGAGTTTCGATGTTGGCGCTCTGGCGGATCCCAAACGAAACACTCTACATGATGTATTAGAAATGAAGAAAACGAAACTAAAACAGGAAACCAAAGCCTCTGAAGATAATCCGAATAATGAAAACACTAAAAAGGACAATGATTCTAAAGAGAAGAAAGGGGAACAGTACAAGgaagaaaatgagaaaaaaaatcctaaagACAAACCGAAACTTACTAAACAAAACTCAAAGGAACCCAAACCTGGAACTACAAAACGTAGAATGTCGAAAAAATGA
- the LOC128191163 gene encoding uncharacterized protein LOC128191163, with amino-acid sequence MREILYIVVIFLGNLVKMTGSCTLPDELSGTWHSAQKGPLTFNSTHITGYPIFMSVSVQSLDFECIGKSDRKYAFKSTETAFIFGGNFHAYFCVEFWRVSATKYYYLHNTPISTTNNDHTRGSPEGISLDTSAVCSISSDTSSFVTIVKDGSVDDGSSEATCPPDLLNTFSSVTISEHNDASSCANNVMDGCSSKTEMAFTYDPSCTTAHKFSVGGYWTCLRSIASNGYTYVSLWNNDTTISSSYIQPYNFVAGQTYRSACLVVSGTSATLFPKICSDSTQTPTSVSSPGLKLTFSGASSSCSITTEPESDLVYYIIIILGALFIISLVILLIILYKKGVFRKCKRRCCKSSKVGPLEIIMSKPPLKVQPLYLDEPLRRDKTDVISVLEFNTNFNFKL; translated from the exons ATGAGAGAAATTTTATACATCGTAGTTATTTTCCTTGGTAATCTTGTTAAAATGACAG GGTCCTGCACACTACCCGATGAATTGTCAGGAACCTGGCACAGCGCACAGAAAGGGCCTTTGACCTTCAACTCCACGCACATCACGGGATATCCCATATTCATGTCTGTATCCGTGCAGTCCCTAGACTTTGAATGCATTGGAAAGAGTGACAGGAAATACGCATTTAA ATCGACAGAGACAGCATTTATTTTTGGAGGAAACTTTCATGCTTACTTTTGTGTCGAGTTTTGGAGAGTTTCTGcaacaaaatattattatctTCACAATACAC CAATCTCAACGACCAACAATGATCACACCCGTGGAAGTCCGGAGGGGATTTCTCTAGACACATCTGCAGTCTGTAGTATCTCATCAGATACCTCATCATTCGTCACAATCGTCAAAGATG GGTCCGTTGACGATGGGTCCTCAGAAGCAACCTGTCCCCCGGACTTGCTGAACACCTTTTCCTCGGTCACCATTAGTGAGCACAATGACGCCTCCAGCTGCGCCAACAATGTCATGGACGGATGCTCTTCCAAAACCGAAATGGCCTTCACCTACGACCCTTCCTGTACGACAGCGCACAAGTTTTCTG TGGGTGGCTATTGGACTTGCTTAAGAAGCATCGCCAGCAATGGGTACACGTATGTTTCATTGTGGAACAACGACACTACGATTTCCTCGAGCTATATCCAACCTTACAACTTTGTAGCAGGCCAGACCTATAGGTCTGCGTGCCTG GTTGTAAGCGGAACCTCGGCGACTTTGTTTCCTAAGATTTGTTCCGATTCCACGCAGACTCCGACGTCTGTGAGCTCTCCTGGCCTGAAGCTGACTTTCTCCGGTGCTTCTTCTTCATGTA GTATAACTACAGAGCCCGAATCTGACCTTGTGTATTACATCATTATAATTCTGGGTGCCTTGTTCATTATCTCGCTTGTGATTCTACTGATAATCTTGTACAAAAAAGGTGTTTTCCGAAAGTGTAAACGGAGGTGCTGCAAATCTTCGAAAGTTGGTCCACTGGAAATTATCATGTCCAAACCGCCTTTAAAAGTACAACCGTTGTATTTGGATGAACCCCTAAGACGAGACAAAACTGACGTCATCAGTGTGTTGGAATTCAACACgaactttaattttaaattataa
- the LOC128156711 gene encoding uncharacterized protein LOC128156711 produces the protein MGNSHPRDLRSGAILSNRSTAYTNSIGYETVSICSDSDSDLPFRFSFTRLANLPPLPGVHPLDYKAYLNTSTISTVSTKPSKTGRNPGRQTKFHLPMIPSHTHQMNTGGLVTVKEKTKEKKSNKISRKKQKGSKRKRRTFQRL, from the exons ATGGGAAACTCCCACCCTAGGGACTTGAGATCAGGAGCCATCCTCTCCAACAGATCAACGGCCTACACAAACTCCATCG GTTACGAAACTGTGTCCATTTGCAGTGACAGCGACTCAGACCTTCCTTTCCGTTTTAGTTTTACGAGACTTGCTAACCTTCCACCCTTGCCCGGTGTCCATCCTTTGGACTACAAGGCCTATCTCAACACCTCTACTATCTCTACTGTCAGCACCAAACCGTCAAAAACAGGAAGGAATCCTGGGCGCCAAACCAAGTTTCATTTACCCATGATTCCGAGCCACACTCATCAAATGAATACTGGGGGTTTGGTTACAGTGAAGGAAAAGACCAAGGAGAAAAAGTCGAACAAAATCAGTAGGAAAAAGCAAAAGGGGtctaaaagaaaaagaagaactTTTCAAAGACTATAA
- the LOC128156451 gene encoding uncharacterized protein LOC128156451 yields the protein MDPNHIVFTTDDYADSDDEDFADVEDFAYENNTSTGQILQSEGFGPMGSVNHGFEPEPIAVDNDGGVIPANDSGPGITQTGPRAPEYVALHRTPAVLQINEYLTEEQKKLWHDFFNVTPINSEELFMKYSAYYSARRFLWNRGWVTITGFPGDGKRALAEHLMVKFVRKPEKPPQRPTPKEQNEWEGAWLDEDGRPQYTVVHVNSYQEWQRKVDPTKKQCVLIDKIFGPATYTISKVEEWINHLDEILETAVRNRPNTLVIITFQKHQLEKIHPRVTLCPLFQSKHVIDLTNDRYKAKNNEKQKILEGSCSGKHGLLINEQDDVIRSNLNSFAYHCRLYGGVKSFHMEGMQYFKSPENSMETVLEKVFRFDKIIYYTLACVGLFDGKIELDKGRFEDYTAFQQNIFRQLKIALEVPHDVNLEKMRHACTLLCGVFLEPIQLHHWKFCHERMFFFVTHSVFKRIPLKVLEICSLNFLMERIRTSSYFTITMESNLCVWNKDYTALAQRLVFEILRSNARLIASHPSLCDIRFGEAFVKFMGEMGSLQPVFLQRADYHRSFFFWLCYYGQEQTIKHLLKHEDFKNIKEMEWFKEELDVSLFAACNRNGASSGRVVKMLLEEGASLSSRDPLPDDDFVLLYGQDMFELTRKLNAPLLHVAAFYGSLDTLQGLIANGADVNERTEDGFSVYHRVARNPDDAALRALLQPKPDLTSIKSATGSLPIHEAIRCGNDNATRHFSEGIPKDAYKMEDGRSMLAAATGVGVESVVKTLSNAMGSANPVGCQDNWPPLHSACAFGNANLVETLLGNGADVNAKGTGGWTALHFAVLFNRSRIVEFLLKKKADVNSQATDRKTPLHIAAENDHWSLVDLLLENEAKPENTTNEGDFAITLAASNGHIELVKTFVEEGIELEFPQVREEDPDERQRALMMMMGRGREQDRLERMMRYTMREKAKNMKK from the exons ATGGATCCTAATCATATTGTTTTCACAACAGATGACTATGCAGACAGTG ATGACGAGGACTTCGCAGATGTAGAGGATTTTGCATATGAAAATAACACTTCTACTGGACAAATACTTCAGTCTGAAGGCTTTGGTCCAATGGGAAGTGTCAATCATGGGTTTGAGCCAGAACCAATAGCTGTCGACAATGATGGTGGTGTAATTCCTGCTAACGACTCTGGCCCTGGCATTACCCAGACAGGACCAAGGGCCCCAGAGTATGTAGCCTTGCACAGAACACCAGCAGTTTTACAAATCAATGAGTATCTTACAGAGGAGCAGAAGAAAC TGTGGCATGACTTTTTCAATGTCACTCCAATCAACTCGGAGGAATTATTTATGAAGTACAGTGCATACTACTCAGCCAGGAGGTTTTTGTGGAATAGAGGCTGGGTGACTATCACAGGTTTCCCTGGTGATGGGAAGCGAGCCCTGGCAGAACATTTGATGGTCAAATTTGTCAGGAAACCAGAGAAACCCCCACAGAGACCCACTCCAAAAGAGCAGAACGAATGGGAAGGAGCTTGGCTGGATGAAGATGGCCGACCACAGTATACGGTGGTCCACGTCAACTCGTATCAGGAATGGCAGCGCAAGGTGGACCCGACCAAAAAGCAGTGTGTTTTGATTGATAAGATATTTGGTCCTGCAACTTACACTATATCAAAAGTAGAAGAATGGATCAACCACTTGGATGAAATTTTGGAGACGGCTGTTCGAAACAGACCAAACACTCTAGTAATCATTACTTTTCAAAAACACCAACTTGAGAAAATTCACCCTCGAGTGACACTTTGTCCTCTCTTTCAGTCCAAGCATGTCATTGATTTAACCAATGACAGATACAAGgctaaaaataatgaaaaacaaaagaTTCTGGAAGGCAGTTGTAGTGGGAAACATGGGTTATTAATAAATGAACAAGATGACGTTATCAGATCCAATCTGAATTCCTTTGCTTATCACTGTCGTCTATATGGAGGGGTCAAAAGCTTCCATATGGAAGGTATGCAATATTTCAAGAGCCCTGAAAACTCAATGGAAACTGTTCTGGAGAAAGTATTTCGTTTTGACAAAATCATTTATTACACTTTGGCATGTGTAGGACTATTTGATGGAAAGATTGAACTAGACAAAGGAAGGTTTGAAGATTACACagcatttcaacaaaatatatttaggCAACTAAAAATAGCTTTAGAAGTCCCGCATGATGTCAATTTAGAGAAGATGAGGCACGCTTGCACTCTTCTCTGTGGAGTGTTTCTTGAACCTATTCAGTTACATCATTGGAAGTTTTGCCATGAACGAATGTTTTTCTTTGTGACCCATTCCGTTTTCAAAAGAATTCCTctcaaagttttagaaatttGCAGTTTAAATTTCTTAATGGAACGTATTAGAACATCAAGTTACTTCACGATAACCATGGAGTCCAATTTGTGTGTTTGGAATAAAGATTATACAGCTTTGGCGCAAAGGCTTGTATTTGAAATTCTTAGAAGCAATGCAAGGCTTATAGCATCTCATCCAAGTTTATGCGATATACGGTTTGGGGAAGCTTTTGTCAAATTTATGGGGGAAATGGGAAGCTTACAACCGGTTTTTCTTCAAAGGGCCGATTATCATCGTTCATTCTTCTTTTGGCTTTGTTATTATGGACAAGAACAGACAATCAAACATTTGCTGAAACACGAAGATTTTAAGAATATTAAGGAGATGGAATGGTTTAAAGAGGAACTTGACGTTTCTCTGTTTGCTGCTTGCAATAGGAATGGTGCCAGTAGTGGTAGAGTCGTGAAAATGTTGTTAGAAGAAGGCGCATCATTGAGTTCTAGAGACCCGCTACCTGATGACGATTTTGTTCTCCTGTATGGGCAGGACATGTTTGAATTAACTCGAAAACTTAATGCTCCATTGCTACATGTTGCAGCTTTTTATGGGTCCCTTGATACTTTACAAGGTTTGATCGCCAACGGTGCAGACGTCAACGAGAGGACAGAAGACGGATTTTCGGTTTACCACAGAGTAGCAAGAAACCCTGACGATGCAGCTCTAAGAGCTCTTCTGCAGCCCAAACCCGACCTGACTTCCATTAAGAGCGCGACAGGCAGTTTACCAATTCACGAGGCCATCAGATGTGGAAATGATAATGCAACCAGACACTTCAGCGAGGGCATTCCCAAGGATGCTTACAAGATGGAGGATGGTAGATCAATGTTGGCAGCAGCTACAGGCGTCGGTGTAGAGAGCGTAGTCAAGACGCTATCAAACGCCATGGGATCAGCAAATCCAGTGGGGTGCCAGGACAACTGGCCACCACTGCATAGTGCATGTGCATTTGGGAATGCGAATCTTGTTGAGACGCTATTGGGAAATGGGGCAGACGTCAATGCGAAAGGCACTGGAGGATGGACGGCGCTTCATTTTGCAGTTCTGTTCAATAGGTCCCGAATAGTCGAGTTTTTGCTAAAGAAAAAGGCTGATGTGAATAGTCAAGCCACGGACAGAAAGACTCCATTGCACATTGCAGCGGAAAATGATCATTGGTCCTTAGTAGACTTGCTTCTAGAAAATGAAGCCAAACCGGAAAATACCACAAATGAAGGAGACTTCGCCATAACATTAGCGGCATCAAATGGTCATATAGAACTGGTCAAGACATTCGTAGAGGAAGGAATCGAGCTCGAATTTCCCCAGGTGCGAGAAGAAGACCCGGATGAAAGGCAGCGTGcattgatgatgatgatgggcAGAGGCCGAGAGCAAGACAGACTGGAAAGAATGATGCGATATACCATGAGAGAAAAAgcgaaaaatatgaaaaaataa
- the LOC128156710 gene encoding uncharacterized protein LOC128156710: MLGLFLVTQLIFAAQSASSCQLPEDLRGVWISSDKGFLRMGESVIHNYPVTLPGTSSIDLQCTENNGTHFMFKSSQDIDVFSIKVSVYTCMSFVQVTQNNYIYYIGTPVDPMVGERVFANSNELNVTMTDVCTALNTENNMYSLIKNVSSEAIVKTNCPSILRNSFASLTVEENGVQNACGNGVINGCFGSTEVVISTRLSCHSNSFISAHLSLTCLFHRKIGDVIYLYSWTEDVSYQTTTTHGFICMEITQDAEWTTFRLFNDTCSDVSPSLNFLTLKSNLTTDTCQPTTQAPPPNRNTNHANRPKMKASTNWVIYFAIVVCIIIIMGFIFIIIKFFRKQMCDFFGKKPPPQERAVSFTNIEAKSTETLDTQT, translated from the exons ATGTTGGGGCTATTTCTTGTAACCCAACTCATTTTTGCAg CACAATCTGCATCGTCATGCCAGTTGCCAGAGGACCTAAGGGGCGTGTGGATCAGCTCCGACAAGGGCTTTCTGAGAATGGGCGAGTCAGTGATTCACAATTACCCCGTAACACTCCCTGGGACGAGCTCCATAGACTTACAGTGTACAGAGAACAATGGCACTCACTTCATGTTTAA GTCGAGTCAAGATATTGACGTGTTTTCAATCAAAGTCAGCGTGTATACCTGCATGAGCTTCGTTCAAGTGACACAAAATAATTACATATACTATATCGGGACACCTGTAGATCCGATGGTCGGAGAGCGAGTCTTTGCCAATTCTAATGAATTAAACGTTACCATGACTGACGTCTGCACTGCTCTAAATACCGAGAACAATATGTATAGCTTAATTAAAAACG TTTCAAGTGAGGCCATTGTTAAGACCAATTGTCCGAGCATACTGAGGAACTCATTTGCAAGTCTAACAGTAGAAGAAAATGGGGTTCAAAACGCTTGTGGAAATGGCGTAATCAACGGATGCTTCGGAAGCACAGAGGTTGTGATATCAACAAGGCTGTCTTGTCATTCCAACTCGTTTATTTCAG CTCACCTGTCTCTGACTTGCTTGTTTCACCGGAAAATTGGAGACGTCATATATCTTTACTCGTGGACAGAAGATGTTTCTTACCAAACTACAACAACTCACGGGTTTATTTGTATG GAAATAACACAAGATGCTGAGTGGACGACATTTCGATTgtttaatgatacatgtagtgaCGTATCCCCGTCTCTCAACTTCCTCACTCTGAAATCCAATCTGACCACCG aTACGTGTCAACCAACCACACAAG CCCCTCCACCAAATAGGAACACAAACCATGCAAATCGTCCCAAAATGAAGGCATCAACCAACTGGGTTATCTACTTTGCCATCGTGGTCTGCATCATTATCATCATGGGatttatattcattattatcAAGTTCTTCCGAAAACAAATGTGCGATTTCTTTGGGAAGAAACCTCCACCCCAAGAGCGAGCAGTGTCTTTCACAAACATTGAAGCAAAGTCGACGGAAACGTTAGACACCCAAACTTGA
- the LOC128156408 gene encoding uncharacterized protein LOC128156408 isoform X1 — protein sequence MKYSFPWISLFILLICIGLSESVCTFPTEIDGDWYSAYKGKLTFNSTHLTGYPIYMSAAVQSLDFECYINSGRKYLLRATSTALVFGQYIRGYICLELWRVSSTKYFYYHGTTISSTNQDHVKGYIDSVAVGTMETVCDIEEPYNITSFITLVKDGSITTGDSEATCATSLLSSYNSVTITDSTSSTTCSSTEMDGCADRTEMRYTYDASCGSTLKFSTDGFWTCMRSVSSGGYTYLSVWNNDSSVTGSTTYTFSSGVNYQFACLVISGSSATMFPNYCSDSSQTPTTVSSPGLKISFSGVTQTCYEEVEGGSSAVYYITIVLGSLFIIALVILVIILCKKGYCPPQKCKKQQRPNSPESTVEQGEHVTNTVFKVNKLDPIPGFKAKRPLRIGPIVEPNLDVLPKVEPLYALTNKKDTSKPAKREADTISVESAEDEDNPFTFYNIAKFILLPKISSKKSFDVGALADPKRNTLHDVLEMKKTKLKQETKASEDNPNNENTKKDNDSKEKKGEQYKEENEKKNPKDKPKLTKQNSKEPKPGTTKRRMSKK from the exons atgaaatatagttTTCCGTGGATCTCATTATTCATCCTTCTCATTTGCATCGGTTTATCAG AAAGTGTCTGCACATTTCCAACAGAGATCGATGGTGACTGGTATAGTGCGTACAAAGGCAAATTGACATTCAACTCCACCCATCTGACGGGATACCCCATTTATATGTCTGCTGCCGTACAGTCGCTGGACTTTGAATGTTACATCAATTCAGGCAGAAAATACCTGCTGAG AGCGACTTCCACGGCGCTTGTGTTCGGTCAATATATTCGAGGCTATATATGCCTAGAGTTATGGAGAGTGTCCAGTACTAAATATTTCTACTACCATGGGACAA CAATAAGTTCTACAAACCAAGACCATGTTAAGGGATATATCGATAGCGTTGCCGTAGGAACGATGGAGACTGTGTGTGACATTGAAGAGCCTTACAACATAACGTCTTTTATAACTCTAGTCAAAGATG GATCTATTACGACCGGAGACTCTGAGGCCACGTGCGCAACAAGCCTTTTGTCCTCATACAATTCAGTTACGATAACTGACTCAACAAGCAGTACAACGTGTTCGAGTACGGAAATGGATGGATGTGCGGACAGAACAGAGATGAGATACACATACGATGCAAGCTGTGGATCCACACTAAAATTCTCAA CCGATGGGTTTTGGACATGTATGAGGAGTGTTTCGAGTGGTGGCTACACGTATCTTTCGGTCTGGAACAACGATTCATCAGTCACAGGCTCCACAACATATACCTTCTCATCAGGAGTCAACTACCAATTTGCCTGCCTT GTGATAAGTGGGTCTTCGGCCACCATGTTTCCAAACTATTGTTCCGACAGCAGCCAGACGCCTACGACTGTGTCTTCACCGGGCTTGAAGATCTCATTTTCAGGCGTAACACAAACATGTT atGAAGAAGTAGAGGGAGGGTCTAGTGCTGTGTACTACATCACCATAGTACTAGGTTCCCTGTTCATTATAGCACTTGTTATACTGGTCATCATACTATGTAAGAAAGGATACTGTCCGCCACAGAAATGCAAGAAGCAACAGCGACCGAATTCTCCAGAAAGCACGGTGGAGCAGGGTGAACACGTGACCAACACTGTCTTCAAGGTGAACAAGTTGGATCCAATCCCAGGATTCAAAGCAAAGAGACCTCTTCGAATTGGACCCATCGTAGAGCCTAACCTTGATGTTCTTCCCAAGGTCGAGCCTCTGTATGCCCTGACCAATAAAAAGGACACCAGTAAACCCGCTAAACGAG AAGCCGATACCATCTCGGTTGAGAGTGCTGAAGACGAGGATAACCCATTCACATTCTACAATATTGCCAAGTTTATTCTTCTTCCAAAAATCAGTTCTAAAAAGAGTTTCGATGTTGGCGCTCTGGCGGATCCCAAACGAAACACTCTACATGATGTATTAGAAATGAAGAAAACGAAACTAAAACAGGAAACCAAAGCCTCTGAAGATAATCCGAATAATGAAAACACTAAAAAGGACAATGATTCTAAAGAGAAGAAAGGGGAACAGTACAAGgaagaaaatgagaaaaaaaatcctaaagACAAACCGAAACTTACTAAACAAAACTCAAAGGAACCCAAACCTGGAACTACAAAACGTAGAATGTCGAAAAAATGA